One Ammospiza caudacuta isolate bAmmCau1 chromosome 11, bAmmCau1.pri, whole genome shotgun sequence genomic window carries:
- the DYNLT2B gene encoding dynein light chain Tctex-type protein 2B codes for MGELGPDEGAEGAENTYSLRPDLQHRFKSSTVKECIRAILKERLADVQYKPEEMAELTKSLSDTIKDRLKEEGFDRYKMVVQVVIGEQRGEGVNMAARCFWDADTDSCAHDVFMNDSLFCVVAAFGCFYY; via the exons ATGGGCGAGCTGGGCCCGGACGAGGGGGCCGAGGGGGCCGAGAACACGTACAGCCTGCGGCCCGACCTCCAGCACCG ATTTAAGTCCTCCACAGTAAAAGAATGCATCCGTGCGATACTGAAGGAGAGGCTGGCCGATGTACAGTACAAACCAGAAGAAATGGCTGAACTTACCAAGTCGTTATCAGACACAATAAAAGACAGACTGAAAG agGAGGGATTTGACAGGTACAAGATGGTGGTGCAGGTTGTCAttggagagcagagaggagaaggagtgAA CATGGCTGCACGATGTTTCTGGGACGCTGACACTGACAGCTGTGCTCACGACGTGTTCATGAAC GACAGTCTGTTTTGTGTGGTGGCTGCATTTGGCTGCTTCTACTACTGA
- the PDCD1 gene encoding programmed cell death protein 1 produces MAPGASKKSWGSVEVALVDLCAILLCCGPMLTCCRRVTISPAVLTRPEGDKATFYCNISMENDSGSEYSLNWYKETNHSQAQKTAEISRYKPTTETEKYRLINNTPVFEIEILNLHQNDSGSYYCGLITFYEPDKVMESERAQLIVTAAPQVNATDEPEMEEGSPSEHIKAMLLGILLLAGVVVLLIFGYLTFTYRRGDVQKPPSENMPVKEEKPPVVFVSTVDYGVLEFQRDQHSPVPSKTQPVEQTEYATIIFPEEKPVTPEHGKKHWEERTRQLPSLPC; encoded by the exons ATGGCTCCAGGGGCCTCTAAGAAGTCATGGGGCAGCGTGGAGGTGGCCCTGGTTGACCTCTGTgccatcctgctctgctgtgggccGATGCTGACCTGCTGCCGCCGGG TGACCATCTCCCCAGCAGTGTTAACTCGCCCTGAAGGTGACAAAGCCACTTTCTACTGCAATATCTCCATGGAGAATGACTCTGGTTCAGAGTACAGCCTCAATTGGTACAAGGAGACCAACCACAGCCAAGCCCAGAAAACTGCTGAGATCAGCCGATACAAGCCCACGACAGAGACAGAGAAGTACCGGCTCATCAACAACACTCCTGTCTTTGAGATTGAGATCCTGAACCTCCACCAGAATGACTCAGGCTCCTACTACTGTGGACTGATCACTTTCTACGAGCCCGATAAAGTGATGGAGAGCGAGAGGGCCCAGCTGATAGTCACAG CAGCCCCCCAGGTGAATGCTACTGACGAGCCGGAGATGGAGGAAGGCAGCCCCTCAGAGCACATCAAGGCCatgctcctgggcatcctcctGCTGGCTGGAGTGGTTGTGCTGCTGATCTTCGGCTACCTCACCTTCACATACAGGAGAGGAG ATGTGCAGAAACCACCGAGTGAAAACATGCCAGTG AAGGAAGAGAAGCCCCCCGTGGTGTTTGTATCCACTGTGGACTATGGTGTGCTGGAATTTCAGCGggaccagcacagcccagtgcccTCCAAGACTCAGCCAGTTGAGCAGACTGAATATGCCACCATCATCTTCCCTGAGGAGAAACCTGTCACACCAGAGCATGGCAAGAAACACTGGGAGGAGAGGACTCGACAGCTGccatcactgccctgctga